ACACATGCCATTAATGCAGctctctgtttgttttgttagcaTGGTTAACCACAAATCCAACCCTAATTATAAATCAGTTACTTATACTTACTCACCATAATATTACTTCCATACCTATCTCCCTCTACAGCATACCATCCCTAAAGCATGCCAGTGAGATGATGTGCTCGGCCATGCAGAAGGTAGGTCTGTGTATTAGTTTCCTCAGAGGCAGGGAAAACCAATCCATAAGAACTTCTTTGGTGCTACAGGCATGATATTCTTCAACCTGCCAAATAATGAGAGTCTTTCATAAGCACTATCTGGAAAAGTCATTAAAACATTTAGCCACTGTGAGAGATCCTACAGAGCCGAGAAATTCCTCTTCCCTAAGGTTTCCTTCTTCACTATACAGTAACAGAAACAGACAGCATCGCTACAGCAGATGTACCTTGTGAGTAGAAGGGAAAATATTCTAGGAAAAAGACAACACATGAGATGAAAATACAATTTAGTgagaaaacaaaaccacaaagcaACACTGACCAAAATGCTAGCTTTTGTGCAAAGAAAAAATAGTTTCGccttcctttattttttatttttagatatacTTTGGTAGACAATTGCTGCCATATGCAGCCTAAAATTGCAGCTTACTCTTCAAGAGAATGGTATTTTGGGGCCAAGATAATTAAAGAAGTCCACTGAAAGAAAGGCTAAATACATGTTTGGGGTCATTCCACTCAGATTATGATTTCTGTGATGACTAAAGCAGTTTTCAGATCAGTTTCAGTTTGGTTCAAAAACATGGTGCCATTTTGGGAATAATGTGGAACCAagtatagagatagagagagagagagagagagagagagagagagaatatacagCATGAATGGAAAATCCCACTAATGTTGATCTTTTCCACATATAGCCAAGTCTGTCTGACTCAGAAACAGCCCCTGAATGGAATTTCTTTTGACTCATGTCCTGCGATCTGAGCTGCTTATCTCTGCCtagttgtggggggggggggggtgtaatagttattttgttatttgctGACATTGGCACCCAAGTAGTTATAGCTGTATGATTTGTCTTAATCAGCACTGTTTCTTTGCTCTGTCTGGCAGGCTCTGGGAGCAGGGATGAAGCTGAAAGTGAAGCGGCGCTACATTgtggtctttctgtctctcctcacCCTGTCAGTAATGATGATAAACACATATTCACCTTTGCCATGTGAACAGAAATGTTTGCTATCACAAGGGCCTCACCATAACCAACCCACTGAGGCAGAAGCAAGGAACTCTAAGCATCTACCGCCAAACATTCATAGGGGATCTTGGAAGCTTTCTAAAATGAAAGCGTCAGAAAAGCACATACTAGTAATTGATGACCACCAACATAGAGGCAGTAAACTACaggaaaatgtccatttttcaACCAGAAGTAATGCTAAAAATACgtttgtgaaattaaaacaaGGGTTTTATCAAGGCAGAAACAAGCACTCCTCCCAGACAAATATGGCCAATACAAAGGAAAGGTTATCCAACCAACCAGGCAAAGGCAATGTCTCCAAATATGCCAGCCACCTTCATGTTCCCAGACATGACCAAACCATACATCACTCAACCAGCATGCATTCCCTCCACCCAGATATTAAGCCATGCAGGCACAAATGCACTCCAGATGGGCCCAAACCAGAGGGGCTGAAGGGGAAAGACAGTGTAGGGCTGTCTGCAGAATTTGAATTGGCCTCAAAAGGAACCAAAACATATGAAAGGCAAGCAAAATTCTCTGAGAAGAAACAGCACCACTTTATGGTTGAAAACAACCAAGTTTCTGGAGAAGGGGCTGAGGGGAGGGACTTCACGACTAGTTGGTGTGAGACTTTTCATGATCAGCATTTCAGGCAAGTTTTGGACCAAACTAGAGCTGAATCTTTGCCCTGGTTTAGTGAGGatgatgtgaagaaaatgaATCTCCTTGCCAGAGGCACTGTGTTGAGTAAAGACAGAATTCCAGGCCATGGCCAAGTGCTTCAAGTGGGACTTGGTAGTTGCAATGAAAACACTACATTACTAAAAGGGGACCATAACAGACTCTGCCAGACAGGGCAGTGTGCCCTGATAAAGCGCCCCAGTGATTGGTTTGAGGTTCTTGCGTTCCATTTGGACAGGGTCTTGGGTTTGAACCGCAGTCTTCCAGCAGTGCTAAGGACCTTTAAAAGTGACCTATTACCATATAAGTATACCAGTGGTTCTGGCAGACCTGTGGTGTGGTGGGACCCAGATATTCAGCATCTagctgatgatgataatgaccAGAACTCTTTTTCCCTCACCTGGCCCCAGTATCAGGATCTGCTAAAAGCAAGATGTGGGATGCAAGTGCCTCTGAACTCAgcagtgtgtgtaggtgtacacCATTCAGAGTGGGGAAGATTGGCACTGTTTGACTTCCTGTTACAGGTGAGAGGTTAGATAATATAGATTATATTAGTCTTATAATGATCATCTtgtacacaatacagttttattttgaacaTTTCATGAAACTTCTAATGAGAAAGAAGCCATTGCTTATTTCTCTTTTTGGAAGCCAAGAAACCTTAATTACCTAATCAACACTTAAAGAACCCTGTTTCCTAGGAATGAGGCATATATGGTTTTGGGGAAGTGCAAGTGTCTGGGGTATCCAGATAAGATTATGCACAACAGCATGAGGTGAGTCATAATGTAAGTGCAGAAGCTCCAAGCTGAAAATGCAGCAAGGACAGAGGAGTATCAAGATCAATCAGGCAAGTCCAGAGGGTGAGAGGAGCCACAGAAGGAGAAGAGTTTCAGGATCTGGCACAAATCcaactaaacaaaaatgtatggttattacagtattattttAACATCATCAGTATTGAAATGACTTTTCACAATGATTCACTGAGTGAAATGGAGGACTCTAGTCCAAATAAACAATGACTTGCCTGCCAAAAGCGGTACTGCGCAAAAATCTTTATAAGCTTTTTCATCAGCAGCCTTCATTTCCCTCTCAGACAGCAGCCCATCTCAGACATCTTTGTGCAATGAGCCTGTTTTTTCgttataatttttttacgatTGCATTTTCTATTCTCACAAATGGGTTCTCTGGTACACTTCTAATTACAAGAACCCGACTGAGTTCATTCTTCTGTGAATCACAGATAGATTCAATTTCCATGCTGtaggaagtgttttattaaatgtatacCTGAATAATGAGGCACGTAATTACAGCGATGATACATCTGCTTTGTTTACTTACCCTACCCTTAAGCAGTGTCTTGGATAggtttagtgtttgtgttgaAGCAAGAGCATCACAGTAATAGCACTGCAGTAAGAGTAAATGGCATCTGTAATCTACCAATAATAGTTAATTATGCTGTTAAAGGCGTAAGCTGGTAGGACAGAACCCTAATTGAATGGTGGACACATTCCTTTCTTACTGGTTTATAAGTTACTGCAATCAGTAGAGAGTTTCAGATGAGAAAAATATTCCTAAAAACAGCAGTTACAAGGATTTTACAGGCAAATAATAACAAAGTGGATTTGTCTGTGGACAGAGCAGAGAAAAGTAATAGGTCAAGGTCAGCAAGGTTCCTAATTAATGTTAAATTTAACAGTCAATACACTGGTAAGTGTGATGGCtagatgtgaggtgtgtgataGGAGCGGACCAAATAATACTTTTTCAGGTTTTAGAGCAATTGCACCAGGGTCAGCTAGGATAACATGATAATGTGAGTTTGATGTCTCCAGTACAGGATATGCAAAATGGCATTTTAATGGTGATAAACAAGAGATTGAAACTGACAAACCAAACAATTTCTTTGGATGACATTTTCTTTAACAATTTCTGTCTTTATGAACCATTATGGTTTAAATAGTAGAGTAGAACCATTATACCATATGTCCTTATAAAGGGTTATAGGCCAAAGCACTTGAATTTTTTAATGTAGCAAACAATGATATGAAATTATTGTAGTTGCATAAAAAGTGCTGATATAGATTGAAAACAATATttataagagtgtgtgtgtgtatgtatttgagTGTAATATGAGATAGCTATGATAGGCCTTgaaaaaaatggaggaaaaaagagTCAATATGTGAAACCTGGCCAACAGCTAATAGTATTGATTTGGTGTGATTTACTGAGCAGGATCCTTGAACACGTGCTCTAAGATACTCACTGAACAGCTCTGCTGGCTTTGAGGTGCAAGTTAACACCCATTAGTGTGAAGGACACAATCACTGTCACTACAGGAACAGAAGACTTTCTGTACACTGTGGATTAGATCTTTATGCCATATgcacttcctcttcttcttcttcaattctttttttttaaaaaatttcttaaGAACCAATTCTTTTTCTAAAGAATCAGTTTCTTTTTCTACACAGTAAAAtacctagtgttgaattaacacccagtgttcatttgtgtccaatggACTTGTGTCCAAAACAccgtagggtgtaaattcaacactggtgattttgctctGTATGTTTTGATGTTTCAAGGCCATGACTGAAAGCATAATGTGGAATATCTGGTGTGCTTATGAATCCCCACAATGCATTACTTAGGGTTACTGTCCAAATTATATACCATAGGGTACAGGAAACCCAAAATGCACTTGTTGGGAATAAGCAGAAGGACACAATTTCAGATACAGTTTTTGTTCTGTATTTGGTGTGGGGTGGCTGAACATGCACAATTGCCTATGTGGCCTATGCATATACGGTCTGTAGAGATAAGAATGTTGTTATACATGTACAACATTATATGTACATCTTCATATATCCCTCATCATCCTTCTGTCTTAGATGGAAGCTCAGGGTCGGCCATGGCACAGTAACCTTGAGGCAATCGAGGGCTTAGCACTGTCAGTTTGGCCATGCTAGGACTCACAGCCTTCTTATTAGTGGTGCAGAACTTTAACCTCAGAACGATCCAAAATAAGAAAAGACTATTATGATgtggaataaaaatatttatatattcatttgtaATCTACAGTGCAAAATCTTTGCATATGGTTCACTGGAGCAAGAGTGCACAAAATTATATAACTAAGTAATAGGGTTATATAAGTTAAAGCTGAGGTTTTAACTGAAAGTAAGCACACAGAGGATGTCATGAAGAAGAggaattagaagaagaagaagatgaagattatgtacagtatacaatCCACTGTGGTGTTGGAACAGAACATGCTTGCAAAAAAGACAAATACTGTCCAACTGTGTAATATTCTCTTATATGATTACGTGACTCATTATTTGAGTAGCTGATATTTGGACTCCCCAGCTGCATTTTCTCTATATTATATTCTCTATATCCCACTGCCTGTTCTGAACATGCATAAGATATGCTCTTCCACTCAACTGTGTCCACTCAAATGCCAACCTGTTGGACTGAAACGGGTTTCTTGTTGGCTTTTGAGGGATGTGTTTCACAGCTGTGTGCTATGTAACAGAGATGTGTGAAGCCTGTGTTCCCGAAGAAATAGTGCTATAGTACTGTCCCACTGTAGAGTGTGATGGTGATTATCACCCATAATCCTCTATGCTGTCGCTATTTCCATCATCAAGTGAACTGTGCTATGACTATCACCCCATGCTGTATTCGTTTACCTTTTTTACCCAGGTGCCATGTGAGCTGAGCTGGGATATATGGGTGGAGCTAAGAATAGTGCAGCCCACCATTGGTTGATACAGTCATCACACCATTGTCCTGGATTATCTCTGGAACTGCTTCTCTACTGGCGCAAATAAATTTCAGTAGTAGGCTCGTGTAGTGACTGCCAAATCCTCCTGCATTTGGATGCTCAACCATCCCCTGAGCCCTGTGCATTACAATATTCAAGGATAGCTGAAAGCAGCAGATGATCAGATGATCATAAAATGATGCTGTACCAACATCTTTCCAATTAGTACACAAGGTCATTTTAAACGTTGATGAGATGTATGTGTGCTATCTGGGAACATAATAGAACTGAAAacccctacatagtgcactcaCAAATAATGTAGAAAGACTTTTGAAATGCAGCCCCAGATAATGcataacttgtgtgtgtgtgtgtgtgtgtgtgtgtgtgtgtgtgtgtgtgtttaatgtccACTGGTACCTTTTGCAGTCTCCTCTTTATTTTCACTAAAGTTAAGGTATTGGAACACTTGGCTCTGTGTGGGTGCGTGGGCATCTCTTGCTGAGCCAAGGCAAGTCTCACTGTTCGCTGGAGAAGCATTATTATAAAACCTATTATATGCCTGATAAAACACACACCTCAAGCACAGAGAACCACATCTCTGCATAGTTCAACCTGTAAGATATGAACCACACAGGAACAAACAGGAAGgtgacagatggatagatagatagatagatagatggatggatggatggatggatagatagatagatattgcaTATTTGTAAATAACATGATAGCATTACTTAATCTAATCTTATATCATAATAATGACATTACAGGATTTCTGTGAGTTTTTTGTGACTGtgttgtggccaaaaacacTCGATTTTGCAGTGGCTTTTTttgaaaatttgtgatgcaactttcTGAGTTTTgggtgctttttttgtggaaaactatttgaattggcaGAACTGcaactgcacaaaattgttATGCTTGGTCTTTTGCAGTGGTTTGTTGGTAactgagaccttttagctgtactcaaatcgaagagggctttggctgcaTGCgtattgtgatgacgtcacatgacgcatcttgtcccaaatctgcggtcattttgaaaaatgcaagctcctctgaatattgcgtcATTTGCCTGATTTCTGTGATCGctaaatcgctaaatcctggagggactgacatTACTTCATTACTTTTATTTCAATGTCATTTAGCTTTAATAATATTGCCATGAATGCGACTGTATGCTTCTTTCTCTAATccactcactctgtgtgtgtgtgcgcgtgtacgtgtgcgtgtgtgtgtgtggtgtgtttatcTCCCACAGGTAAATGACAGACTGGACCGGTACTGCTGTGGGTTCCAGCCTGACCCTGCTGATATGTGTGTGGAAAACCTTCTGAATGTCAAATGTGCAAACCCTAAACATTTAATGCTGGTGCATATTCTGGTAATGTCACTTTCTTTTTAGAATGCtatgaattattattcaaaACCTTTATTCAAACGTGGTTGAACGTTGCATTTCTACATCGAGGAATCAGCCATGTCCTTGAGTTTAGGattttcactctctctgtgaCATCCTTGCATGCATAAATGATGACACGACGGCTTCAGTGAAACATAACACTATTGCACGTTTTAGCTCCTGATACATGCAGTTCTATTGACTTACCAGAAGACAAGAAGTTGATAGGATCTGTTGCAATCACTATGAAACAGCATATTTTATATACCTATGCAGAATATgagatattttatttgttattatgttTTACTCATGGACAACTGCTAAAATTAACATCTTGGGTCATTTTAAAATCACTCCACAGTATACAGTCAACAGTATACCAAGCTTTGTTTCCCTCTTGAAGCCCTGAGATACAACtaaatatagaaacattcatttttataacACTGTCTTCCTGTCTCA
This Ictalurus furcatus strain D&B chromosome 1, Billie_1.0, whole genome shotgun sequence DNA region includes the following protein-coding sequences:
- the gask1a gene encoding Golgi-associated kinase 1A translates to MHSLHPDIKPCRHKCTPDGPKPEGLKGKDSVGLSAEFELASKGTKTYERQAKFSEKKQHHFMVENNQVSGEGAEGRDFTTSWCETFHDQHFRQVLDQTRAESLPWFSEDDVKKMNLLARGTVLSKDRIPGHGQVLQVGLGSCNENTTLLKGDHNRLCQTGQCALIKRPSDWFEVLAFHLDRVLGLNRSLPAVLRTFKSDLLPYKYTSGSGRPVVWWDPDIQHLADDDNDQNSFSLTWPQYQDLLKARCGMQVPLNSAVCVGVHHSEWGRLALFDFLLQVNDRLDRYCCGFQPDPADMCVENLLNVKCANPKHLMLVHILVRRTDPSRLVFIDNAGRPHHPQDNLNFRLIEGIDEFPERAISVLQSGCLEQLLLRSLSMDKELWVSQGGAAGLRATIYTLQHRARILLQHIQNKRVNRDL